In Oryzias latipes chromosome 15, ASM223467v1, the following proteins share a genomic window:
- the LOC101160259 gene encoding TBC1 domain family member 12 isoform X2 — translation MEVTGKNGGSFGIDCNVVEETAGGPGGARRLCHSGLLARVSGGQETAKPPAYATENGRNVNRDPSLPPAKIMLDLAERLLPGQLIDTCVISGVCGGLNGFSESTGLEEQLEEGGHGERGDGSTETSPAAALLDQDQQVQHIAAESRGECLVEEGSVRAFAPLDRPACARMHPGCIAVNMSNGVADCPGEVSADCEPFLGHGHASEPWELRVANGGLHLLGNSPGSGLSLSGHPLPPASGEDAPFASELLGLCKPPLSLEPCDKIPSPSPSTLSDPYSDSPLSEPPIPGEEEEEDGEPAYLRAPIRPQSLRTNLNLAVSLSCDATPLSPEEDGGFYFENEVSEEYLRNVLEGGRRQSAPDNLPDRSEQGAGTEQKLLPKRFGIADFFTRSLFSKKSKDPKAVSHNASGWRLFGKTAAREGDQSKDLCSTATMQQEEEDDSPGSQRPLAAGRRKNLDFEPLSTTALILEDRPSNLPAKSTEETQRHKLEYEEMVAGAKRREMKEAQRKKRQMKERHRQEDSISNAMVVWNTEILPHWDSMKATRRVRELWWQGLPPSVRGRVWSLAIGNELNITPELYEIFLSRAKEKWRSYSETSSVNDGESDGGASLADRESSLDLIKLDISRTFPSLFIFQKGGPYHDLLHSVLGAYTCYRPDIGYVQGMSFIAAVLILNLEEAEAFITFANLLNKPCQMAFFRVDHDLMLKYFAAFEIFFEENLPRLFGHFQTSSLTPDLYLIDWIFTLYSKSLPLDVACRVWDVFCRDGEESLFRTGLGILRLYEEVLLQMDFIHIAQFLSRLPDDLQAHTLFSAMANTHMISRNRRWAQVFSALMKDGNKEAEKGGSPALRS, via the exons ATGGAGGTGACGGGGAAGAACGGAGGTTCGTTCGGGATCGACTGTAATGTAGTAGAGGAGACGGCGGGAGGACCAGGCGGAGCGAGGAGGCTGTGTCACTCCGGGCTGCTCGCCCGTGTCAGCGGGGGTCAGGAAACTGCTAAGCCTCCAGCTTATGCGACCGAGAACGGGAGGAATGTAAACAGAGACCCCTCCCTGCCGCCGGCTAAAATCATGCTGGACCTGGCGGAGCGGCTGCTGCCGGGACAGCTGATCGACACCTGCGTGATTTCGGGGGTTTGCGGAGGCCTGAACGGGTTTAGTGAATCTACCGGTCtagaggagcagctggaggagggggGTCACGGAGAAAGAGGAGATGGGAGCACAGAGACTtcccccgcagctgcgctcctgGACCAAGACCAACAGGTCCAGCACATCGCAGCAGAGAGCAGAGGCGAGTGCCTGGTGGAAGAGGGCTCCGTCCGGGCTTTTGCTCCCCTCGATCGACCCGCGTGCGCGCGGATGCACCCGGGCTGCATTGCGGTCAACATGTCCAACGGGGTCGCTGACTGTCCCGGGGAGGTCAGCGCGGATTGTGAACCGTTTCTGGGTCACGGACACGCTTCGGAGCCGTGGGAGCTGAGAGTAGCCAACGGCGGTTTGCATCTTCTGGGAAACTCGCCGGGGTCCGGGCTGAGTCTCAGCGGGCATCCGCTTCCTCCAGCCTCGGGAGAAGACGCTCCTTTCGCGTCAGAGCTCCTCGGTCTCTGCAAGCCGCCCCTCTCCCTGGAACCCTGTGACAAAATCCCCTCACCCAGCCCCTCCACCTTGTCAGATCCATACAGTGACAGCCCGCTGTCTGAGCCCCCCATCCCGggcgaagaggaggaggaagatggggAGCCCGCTTACCTCCGGGCCCCCATCAGGCCGCAGAGTCTGAGGACTAACCTCAACCTCGCGGTGTCCCTCAGCTGCGACGCCACCCCACTGTCCCCGGAGGAGGAtgggggcttttattttgaaaatgaggtGTCGGAGGAGTACCTGCGGAATGTTCTGGAGGGGGGGCGGCGGCAGAGCGCCCCCGACAATCTACCGGACCGGAGCGAGCAGGGCGCCGGCACGGAGCAGAAGCTGCTGCCGAAGAGGTTCGGAATCGCAGATTTCTTCACCAG GAGCCTGTTTTCTAAGAAATCCAAAGATCCTAAGGCAGTATCCCACAATGCATCAGGGTGGCGACTCTTTGGGAAGACGGCAGCGAGAGAGGGCGATCAAAGCAAAGATCTGTGCTCCACAGCGACGATGCAGCAG GAAGAAGAGGACGACTCTCCGGGTTCTCAGCGCCCCCTGGCTGCAGGAAGGAGGAAGAATCTGGACTTTGAGCCTCTGTCCACCACAGCTCTCATCCTGGAGGACCGGCCCTC GAACCTGCCAGCCAAGTCCACAGAGGAAACTCAGAGACACAAGCTGGAGTATGAGGAGATGGTGGCAGGAGCTAAGAGGAGAG AGATGAAAGAAGCTCAGAGAAAGAAGCGTCAGATGAAGGAGCGCCACAGACAAGAGGACAGCATCTCCAACGCCATGGTGGTCTGGAACACAGAGATCCTGCCGCACTGGGACAGCAT GAAGGCAACGCGGCGCGTCCGGGAGCTTTGGTGGCAGGGGCTTCCTCCCAGCGTCAGAGGAAGAGTGTGGAGCCTCGCCATTGGCAACGAGCTGAACATCACACCAG AGCTCTATGAGATCTTCCTGTCCAGAGCCAAAGAGAAGTGGAGAAGTTACAGTGAGACCAGTTCAGTGAACGACGGCGAGAGCG ACGGAGGAGCATCTCTGGCCGACAGGGAGTCCAGCCTGGACCTTATCAAACTGGACATTTCCAGAACATTCCCCTCCCTCTTCATCTTTCAGAAG GGGGGTCCCTACCACGACCTCCTCCACAGCGTGCTGGGAGCGTACACCTGTTACAGACCGGACATCGGCTAC GTTCAGGGCATGTCCTTCATCGCTGCTGTACTCATCCTCAACCTAGAGGAGGCCGAGGCCTTCATCACCTTCGCCAACCTACTCAACAAACCCTGTCAGATGGCCTTCTTCAGAGTCGACCACGACCTG ATGCTGAAGTATTTCGCAGCCTTTGAGATTTTCTTTGAGGAGAATCTTCCTCGTCTCTTCGGTCACTTCCAGACCAGCAGCCTGACAcccgacctgtatctgatcgaCTG GATCTTCACCCTGTACAGTAAGTCGCTCCCACTGGACGTGGCGTGTCGGGTGTGGGACGTCTTTTGCCGGGACGGCGAGGAGAGCCTGTTTCGGACGGGGCTGGGGATCCTGCGTCTGTACGAGGAGGTCCTGCTGCAGATGGACTTCATCCACATCGCGCAGTTCCTCAGTCGCCTGCCAGACGACCTGCAGGCGCACACGCTCTTCAGCGCCATGGCCAACACGCACATGATCAGCAGGAATCGCCGCTGGGCGCAG GTGTTTTCTGCTCTGATGAAGGATGGAAACAAGGAGGCGGAGAAAGGCGGCAGCCCGGCTTTGAGGAGCTAA
- the LOC101160259 gene encoding TBC1 domain family member 12 isoform X1: MEVTGKNGGSFGIDCNVVEETAGGPGGARRLCHSGLLARVSGGQETAKPPAYATENGRNVNRDPSLPPAKIMLDLAERLLPGQLIDTCVISGVCGGLNGFSESTGLEEQLEEGGHGERGDGSTETSPAAALLDQDQQVQHIAAESRGECLVEEGSVRAFAPLDRPACARMHPGCIAVNMSNGVADCPGEVSADCEPFLGHGHASEPWELRVANGGLHLLGNSPGSGLSLSGHPLPPASGEDAPFASELLGLCKPPLSLEPCDKIPSPSPSTLSDPYSDSPLSEPPIPGEEEEEDGEPAYLRAPIRPQSLRTNLNLAVSLSCDATPLSPEEDGGFYFENEVSEEYLRNVLEGGRRQSAPDNLPDRSEQGAGTEQKLLPKRFGIADFFTRSLFSKKSKDPKAVSHNASGWRLFGKTAAREGDQSKDLCSTATMQQQEEEDDSPGSQRPLAAGRRKNLDFEPLSTTALILEDRPSNLPAKSTEETQRHKLEYEEMVAGAKRREMKEAQRKKRQMKERHRQEDSISNAMVVWNTEILPHWDSMKATRRVRELWWQGLPPSVRGRVWSLAIGNELNITPELYEIFLSRAKEKWRSYSETSSVNDGESDGGASLADRESSLDLIKLDISRTFPSLFIFQKGGPYHDLLHSVLGAYTCYRPDIGYVQGMSFIAAVLILNLEEAEAFITFANLLNKPCQMAFFRVDHDLMLKYFAAFEIFFEENLPRLFGHFQTSSLTPDLYLIDWIFTLYSKSLPLDVACRVWDVFCRDGEESLFRTGLGILRLYEEVLLQMDFIHIAQFLSRLPDDLQAHTLFSAMANTHMISRNRRWAQVFSALMKDGNKEAEKGGSPALRS, translated from the exons ATGGAGGTGACGGGGAAGAACGGAGGTTCGTTCGGGATCGACTGTAATGTAGTAGAGGAGACGGCGGGAGGACCAGGCGGAGCGAGGAGGCTGTGTCACTCCGGGCTGCTCGCCCGTGTCAGCGGGGGTCAGGAAACTGCTAAGCCTCCAGCTTATGCGACCGAGAACGGGAGGAATGTAAACAGAGACCCCTCCCTGCCGCCGGCTAAAATCATGCTGGACCTGGCGGAGCGGCTGCTGCCGGGACAGCTGATCGACACCTGCGTGATTTCGGGGGTTTGCGGAGGCCTGAACGGGTTTAGTGAATCTACCGGTCtagaggagcagctggaggagggggGTCACGGAGAAAGAGGAGATGGGAGCACAGAGACTtcccccgcagctgcgctcctgGACCAAGACCAACAGGTCCAGCACATCGCAGCAGAGAGCAGAGGCGAGTGCCTGGTGGAAGAGGGCTCCGTCCGGGCTTTTGCTCCCCTCGATCGACCCGCGTGCGCGCGGATGCACCCGGGCTGCATTGCGGTCAACATGTCCAACGGGGTCGCTGACTGTCCCGGGGAGGTCAGCGCGGATTGTGAACCGTTTCTGGGTCACGGACACGCTTCGGAGCCGTGGGAGCTGAGAGTAGCCAACGGCGGTTTGCATCTTCTGGGAAACTCGCCGGGGTCCGGGCTGAGTCTCAGCGGGCATCCGCTTCCTCCAGCCTCGGGAGAAGACGCTCCTTTCGCGTCAGAGCTCCTCGGTCTCTGCAAGCCGCCCCTCTCCCTGGAACCCTGTGACAAAATCCCCTCACCCAGCCCCTCCACCTTGTCAGATCCATACAGTGACAGCCCGCTGTCTGAGCCCCCCATCCCGggcgaagaggaggaggaagatggggAGCCCGCTTACCTCCGGGCCCCCATCAGGCCGCAGAGTCTGAGGACTAACCTCAACCTCGCGGTGTCCCTCAGCTGCGACGCCACCCCACTGTCCCCGGAGGAGGAtgggggcttttattttgaaaatgaggtGTCGGAGGAGTACCTGCGGAATGTTCTGGAGGGGGGGCGGCGGCAGAGCGCCCCCGACAATCTACCGGACCGGAGCGAGCAGGGCGCCGGCACGGAGCAGAAGCTGCTGCCGAAGAGGTTCGGAATCGCAGATTTCTTCACCAG GAGCCTGTTTTCTAAGAAATCCAAAGATCCTAAGGCAGTATCCCACAATGCATCAGGGTGGCGACTCTTTGGGAAGACGGCAGCGAGAGAGGGCGATCAAAGCAAAGATCTGTGCTCCACAGCGACGATGCAGCAG cAGGAAGAAGAGGACGACTCTCCGGGTTCTCAGCGCCCCCTGGCTGCAGGAAGGAGGAAGAATCTGGACTTTGAGCCTCTGTCCACCACAGCTCTCATCCTGGAGGACCGGCCCTC GAACCTGCCAGCCAAGTCCACAGAGGAAACTCAGAGACACAAGCTGGAGTATGAGGAGATGGTGGCAGGAGCTAAGAGGAGAG AGATGAAAGAAGCTCAGAGAAAGAAGCGTCAGATGAAGGAGCGCCACAGACAAGAGGACAGCATCTCCAACGCCATGGTGGTCTGGAACACAGAGATCCTGCCGCACTGGGACAGCAT GAAGGCAACGCGGCGCGTCCGGGAGCTTTGGTGGCAGGGGCTTCCTCCCAGCGTCAGAGGAAGAGTGTGGAGCCTCGCCATTGGCAACGAGCTGAACATCACACCAG AGCTCTATGAGATCTTCCTGTCCAGAGCCAAAGAGAAGTGGAGAAGTTACAGTGAGACCAGTTCAGTGAACGACGGCGAGAGCG ACGGAGGAGCATCTCTGGCCGACAGGGAGTCCAGCCTGGACCTTATCAAACTGGACATTTCCAGAACATTCCCCTCCCTCTTCATCTTTCAGAAG GGGGGTCCCTACCACGACCTCCTCCACAGCGTGCTGGGAGCGTACACCTGTTACAGACCGGACATCGGCTAC GTTCAGGGCATGTCCTTCATCGCTGCTGTACTCATCCTCAACCTAGAGGAGGCCGAGGCCTTCATCACCTTCGCCAACCTACTCAACAAACCCTGTCAGATGGCCTTCTTCAGAGTCGACCACGACCTG ATGCTGAAGTATTTCGCAGCCTTTGAGATTTTCTTTGAGGAGAATCTTCCTCGTCTCTTCGGTCACTTCCAGACCAGCAGCCTGACAcccgacctgtatctgatcgaCTG GATCTTCACCCTGTACAGTAAGTCGCTCCCACTGGACGTGGCGTGTCGGGTGTGGGACGTCTTTTGCCGGGACGGCGAGGAGAGCCTGTTTCGGACGGGGCTGGGGATCCTGCGTCTGTACGAGGAGGTCCTGCTGCAGATGGACTTCATCCACATCGCGCAGTTCCTCAGTCGCCTGCCAGACGACCTGCAGGCGCACACGCTCTTCAGCGCCATGGCCAACACGCACATGATCAGCAGGAATCGCCGCTGGGCGCAG GTGTTTTCTGCTCTGATGAAGGATGGAAACAAGGAGGCGGAGAAAGGCGGCAGCCCGGCTTTGAGGAGCTAA
- the slc22a15 gene encoding solute carrier family 22 member 15 isoform X1 — translation MDLESAFQTVGEFGPFQRRAVFVLNLSQLYMACQSMLIVLIGSTPQYQIQSKDSAQPSQQVQLQHPTFTEDVDSIVTEWLLVKQQAYKVGLAGSLFFAGLLVGNVVFGPLSDKIGRKPVYLTGLFLEVVFGYVTALAPSYEVFAASRLLVGLMNGGIGLVCFVLTQEYVGKSYWAMTGTLASMSFAVGIALFAALGYFIRPWRTLAMAANSSGVLFFLLSVMLPESPRWLYSQGQTERAEEVLRYMAQKNSNKANNLVLQRVSAGKAGYHDNRRSGVLQLIVHPVLRLRTVVLMYVWYACSLVYYGLTLGAGDMSGSRYLNVAMYGVVELPAYPLCIYFINKHWAGRRKSMAAFLCLAGVACLCTTLVPDSSGETLLYKSAGGLFLSVTSLALLGKLMVSAAFNIAYVYTSELYPTVIRNAGLGVCAMSCRVGGILAPFVPSMRALHTSMPFTVFCLSGLSAGCLGLLLPETLHRPAAETLEDLSSPNQARVLETKALLYDNESNHL, via the exons CTCTACATGGCCTGTCAGTCCATGCTCATCGTTCTGATTGGATCTACACCACAATACCAAATCCAGTCAAAGGACAGCGCCCAGCCCAGCCAGCAGGTGCAGCTCCAACACCCCACCTTCACAGAAGATGTGGACTCCATAGTGACCGAA TGGCTCCTCGTCAAGCAGCAGGCTTACAAGGTCGGGCTTGCTGGATCGCTGTTTTTTGCTGGACTTCTGGTTGGGAATGTGGTTTTTGGACCGCTGTCTGACAAGATCGGCAGGAAGCCCGTCTACCTGACAG GTCTCTTCCTTGAGGTGGTTTTTGGTTATGTGACCGCTTTGGCGCCCAGTTACGAGGTCTTCGCCGCCTCCCGTCTCCTGGTGGGGTTGATGAACGGCGGCATCGGCCTCGTCTGCTTTGTTCTCACCCAGGAATATGTGGGCAAGTCGTACTGGGCCATGACAG GGACGCTGGCCAGCATGTCATTCGCTGTCGGGATAGCACTGTTCGCCGCTCTGGGATACTTCATCCGGCCGTGGAGGACGCTAGCCATGGCGGCAAACTCCTCGGGCGTTCTCTTCTTCCTGCTGTCAGT TATGCTCCCAGAGTCTCCTAGGTGGCTTTATTCCCAGGGCCAGACGGAGCGAGCCGAAGAG GTTCTGAGGTACATGGCTCAGAAGAACTCCAACAAGGCCAACAACCTCGTCCTGCAACGTGTCAGTGCTGGTAAGGctggttaccatgacaacaggcGCTCTGGAGTCCTGCAGCTCATCGTCCATCCCGTGCTCCGCCTGCGGACCGTGGTCCTCATGTATGTGTG GTACGCGTGCAGCTTGGTCTACTATGGTCTGACTCTGGGGGCCGGCGACATGTCCGGGAGCCGATACCTGAACGTCGCCATGTACGGCGTGGTGGAGCTGCCTGCCTACCCGCTCTGCATCTACTTCATCAACAAGCACTG ggctggcaggaggaagagcatGGCCGCCTTCCTGTGTCTGGCAGGCGTGGCGTGCCTCTGCACCACGCTGGTCCCTGATTCCTCCGGTGAGACTCTGCTATATAAAAGCGCCGGAG GACTTTTCCTGAGCGTCACGTCATTGGCTCTCTTGGGGAAACTGATGGTCAGCGCCGCCTTCAACATCGCATACGTCTACACGTCTGAGCTCTACCCAACGGTCATCAG GAATGCAGGTTTGGGAGTTTGCGCCATGTCCTGCAGAGTTGGAGGAATCCTGGCCCCATTCGTTCCCTCTATG cGGGCTCTGCACACCTCCATGCCCTTCACCGTGTTCTGTCTGAGCGGCCTGTCTGCTGGCTGTCTGGGCCTCCTGCTGCCTGAAACCCTCcacagacctgcagcagaaacccTGGAGGATCTGAGCAGCCCGAACCAGGCCCGGGTTCTGGAGACCAAG GCTCTTCTTTACGACAATGAATCAAACCACTTGTGA
- the slc22a15 gene encoding solute carrier family 22 member 15 isoform X3 encodes MDLESAFQTVGEFGPFQRRAVFVLNLSQLYMACQSMLIVLIGSTPQYQIQSKDSAQPSQQVQLQHPTFTEDVDSIVTEWLLVKQQAYKVGLAGSLFFAGLLVGNVVFGPLSDKIGRKPVYLTGLFLEVVFGYVTALAPSYEVFAASRLLVGLMNGGIGLVCFVLTQEYVGKSYWAMTGTLASMSFAVGIALFAALGYFIRPWRTLAMAANSSGVLFFLLSVMLPESPRWLYSQGQTERAEEVLRYMAQKNSNKANNLVLQRVSAGKAGYHDNRRSGVLQLIVHPVLRLRTVVLMYVWYACSLVYYGLTLGAGDMSGSRYLNVAMYGVVELPAYPLCIYFINKHWAGRRKSMAAFLCLAGVACLCTTLVPDSSGLFLSVTSLALLGKLMVSAAFNIAYVYTSELYPTVIRNAGLGVCAMSCRVGGILAPFVPSMRALHTSMPFTVFCLSGLSAGCLGLLLPETLHRPAAETLEDLSSPNQARVLETKALLYDNESNHL; translated from the exons CTCTACATGGCCTGTCAGTCCATGCTCATCGTTCTGATTGGATCTACACCACAATACCAAATCCAGTCAAAGGACAGCGCCCAGCCCAGCCAGCAGGTGCAGCTCCAACACCCCACCTTCACAGAAGATGTGGACTCCATAGTGACCGAA TGGCTCCTCGTCAAGCAGCAGGCTTACAAGGTCGGGCTTGCTGGATCGCTGTTTTTTGCTGGACTTCTGGTTGGGAATGTGGTTTTTGGACCGCTGTCTGACAAGATCGGCAGGAAGCCCGTCTACCTGACAG GTCTCTTCCTTGAGGTGGTTTTTGGTTATGTGACCGCTTTGGCGCCCAGTTACGAGGTCTTCGCCGCCTCCCGTCTCCTGGTGGGGTTGATGAACGGCGGCATCGGCCTCGTCTGCTTTGTTCTCACCCAGGAATATGTGGGCAAGTCGTACTGGGCCATGACAG GGACGCTGGCCAGCATGTCATTCGCTGTCGGGATAGCACTGTTCGCCGCTCTGGGATACTTCATCCGGCCGTGGAGGACGCTAGCCATGGCGGCAAACTCCTCGGGCGTTCTCTTCTTCCTGCTGTCAGT TATGCTCCCAGAGTCTCCTAGGTGGCTTTATTCCCAGGGCCAGACGGAGCGAGCCGAAGAG GTTCTGAGGTACATGGCTCAGAAGAACTCCAACAAGGCCAACAACCTCGTCCTGCAACGTGTCAGTGCTGGTAAGGctggttaccatgacaacaggcGCTCTGGAGTCCTGCAGCTCATCGTCCATCCCGTGCTCCGCCTGCGGACCGTGGTCCTCATGTATGTGTG GTACGCGTGCAGCTTGGTCTACTATGGTCTGACTCTGGGGGCCGGCGACATGTCCGGGAGCCGATACCTGAACGTCGCCATGTACGGCGTGGTGGAGCTGCCTGCCTACCCGCTCTGCATCTACTTCATCAACAAGCACTG ggctggcaggaggaagagcatGGCCGCCTTCCTGTGTCTGGCAGGCGTGGCGTGCCTCTGCACCACGCTGGTCCCTGATTCCTCCG GACTTTTCCTGAGCGTCACGTCATTGGCTCTCTTGGGGAAACTGATGGTCAGCGCCGCCTTCAACATCGCATACGTCTACACGTCTGAGCTCTACCCAACGGTCATCAG GAATGCAGGTTTGGGAGTTTGCGCCATGTCCTGCAGAGTTGGAGGAATCCTGGCCCCATTCGTTCCCTCTATG cGGGCTCTGCACACCTCCATGCCCTTCACCGTGTTCTGTCTGAGCGGCCTGTCTGCTGGCTGTCTGGGCCTCCTGCTGCCTGAAACCCTCcacagacctgcagcagaaacccTGGAGGATCTGAGCAGCCCGAACCAGGCCCGGGTTCTGGAGACCAAG GCTCTTCTTTACGACAATGAATCAAACCACTTGTGA
- the slc22a15 gene encoding solute carrier family 22 member 15 isoform X2: MKKQQCPDVSPPYLEDAVRSLQLYMACQSMLIVLIGSTPQYQIQSKDSAQPSQQVQLQHPTFTEDVDSIVTEWLLVKQQAYKVGLAGSLFFAGLLVGNVVFGPLSDKIGRKPVYLTGLFLEVVFGYVTALAPSYEVFAASRLLVGLMNGGIGLVCFVLTQEYVGKSYWAMTGTLASMSFAVGIALFAALGYFIRPWRTLAMAANSSGVLFFLLSVMLPESPRWLYSQGQTERAEEVLRYMAQKNSNKANNLVLQRVSAGKAGYHDNRRSGVLQLIVHPVLRLRTVVLMYVWYACSLVYYGLTLGAGDMSGSRYLNVAMYGVVELPAYPLCIYFINKHWAGRRKSMAAFLCLAGVACLCTTLVPDSSGETLLYKSAGGLFLSVTSLALLGKLMVSAAFNIAYVYTSELYPTVIRNAGLGVCAMSCRVGGILAPFVPSMRALHTSMPFTVFCLSGLSAGCLGLLLPETLHRPAAETLEDLSSPNQARVLETKALLYDNESNHL, translated from the exons CTCTACATGGCCTGTCAGTCCATGCTCATCGTTCTGATTGGATCTACACCACAATACCAAATCCAGTCAAAGGACAGCGCCCAGCCCAGCCAGCAGGTGCAGCTCCAACACCCCACCTTCACAGAAGATGTGGACTCCATAGTGACCGAA TGGCTCCTCGTCAAGCAGCAGGCTTACAAGGTCGGGCTTGCTGGATCGCTGTTTTTTGCTGGACTTCTGGTTGGGAATGTGGTTTTTGGACCGCTGTCTGACAAGATCGGCAGGAAGCCCGTCTACCTGACAG GTCTCTTCCTTGAGGTGGTTTTTGGTTATGTGACCGCTTTGGCGCCCAGTTACGAGGTCTTCGCCGCCTCCCGTCTCCTGGTGGGGTTGATGAACGGCGGCATCGGCCTCGTCTGCTTTGTTCTCACCCAGGAATATGTGGGCAAGTCGTACTGGGCCATGACAG GGACGCTGGCCAGCATGTCATTCGCTGTCGGGATAGCACTGTTCGCCGCTCTGGGATACTTCATCCGGCCGTGGAGGACGCTAGCCATGGCGGCAAACTCCTCGGGCGTTCTCTTCTTCCTGCTGTCAGT TATGCTCCCAGAGTCTCCTAGGTGGCTTTATTCCCAGGGCCAGACGGAGCGAGCCGAAGAG GTTCTGAGGTACATGGCTCAGAAGAACTCCAACAAGGCCAACAACCTCGTCCTGCAACGTGTCAGTGCTGGTAAGGctggttaccatgacaacaggcGCTCTGGAGTCCTGCAGCTCATCGTCCATCCCGTGCTCCGCCTGCGGACCGTGGTCCTCATGTATGTGTG GTACGCGTGCAGCTTGGTCTACTATGGTCTGACTCTGGGGGCCGGCGACATGTCCGGGAGCCGATACCTGAACGTCGCCATGTACGGCGTGGTGGAGCTGCCTGCCTACCCGCTCTGCATCTACTTCATCAACAAGCACTG ggctggcaggaggaagagcatGGCCGCCTTCCTGTGTCTGGCAGGCGTGGCGTGCCTCTGCACCACGCTGGTCCCTGATTCCTCCGGTGAGACTCTGCTATATAAAAGCGCCGGAG GACTTTTCCTGAGCGTCACGTCATTGGCTCTCTTGGGGAAACTGATGGTCAGCGCCGCCTTCAACATCGCATACGTCTACACGTCTGAGCTCTACCCAACGGTCATCAG GAATGCAGGTTTGGGAGTTTGCGCCATGTCCTGCAGAGTTGGAGGAATCCTGGCCCCATTCGTTCCCTCTATG cGGGCTCTGCACACCTCCATGCCCTTCACCGTGTTCTGTCTGAGCGGCCTGTCTGCTGGCTGTCTGGGCCTCCTGCTGCCTGAAACCCTCcacagacctgcagcagaaacccTGGAGGATCTGAGCAGCCCGAACCAGGCCCGGGTTCTGGAGACCAAG GCTCTTCTTTACGACAATGAATCAAACCACTTGTGA